AGATTTTATCCGAGGCTCGTAAGTACGGATTAGGTTTGGTTATTGCCCACCAATATATTGGGCAGTTAACTAAAAAGGGTGATACGGCAGTTAAAGATGCCGTCTTTGGTAACGTAGGAACTATGATTAGTTTTAAGGTGGGGTCTGAGGACGCGGAGTTTCTTAAAAAAGAATTTGCTCCGGTTTTTAGCGAGTTTGACCTTATTAACGTGGAAAAATATACCGCCTATATTAAGCTCCTTATAGATAACACCACCAGTAAGCCCTTTTCCATAAAAACACCTTGGCCCTTGGCAGGCGACCTAAGGCCGGATATGGCTGGCAAGCTCAGGCATCTTAGTCGTCTTAAATACGGGCAAGACAGAGAAACGGTTGAGGCGGAAATTATGGCTAGGGTTAGACAGACGCAGTAGTTAATAGAGGTGGAGGCTTAAAATAGGGTATAAATATAACTAAATGATGTTTAATTTTAAATAATTTTCTCCCCTTGACCAAAGCTTGCCCAAAAGGCTATAATGGGAGTACTTTAAGGTGTTTTAAAAGTAATTAAAAATAATAAATTATTGTTAAAGCAATTTAAAAGATTAATAAATAATCAATATAAATAATAAATAAATATTAAAATATAATTAAAACAAACATATGGATTATACAAACACAAAGGAAAATGAAGACGACAGAGCCGAAGAAGGTCTGGTGGTCTCAAAACAAAAATTGGCTGCTTTAAAATCTTTGGCTAATAATCTGCGCCAAGCCAGTGAAGCCTTATCCGACTTTTTGTCTGGTTTTGGGGAATTGCCTTATTCTTCCTCTTCACAAGGTTTTGATTTAACGGCGCCTAACATAGATCGGGTAGTGGAAGGTGTTTTTGATGGAGAAAAGATGATCGGTTCTGATGGTAAGACTTATCTGGTGCCAATGAATTACGCTTCTAAGTCCAAGTTGGTTGAGGGAGACGGTTTAAAACTTTCTGTAACAGATAAGGGTACTTTAATCTATAAACAAATTTTGCCAGTAGAGAGACTTCGTTTAACCGGTGGTTTAGAGAAATCAGAAACAGGTGACTGGACTGTTCAGGCCGGTGCCCATCGCTACCGAGTCTTGGGAGCCAGTGTAACCTATTTTAAGGGTGATCCAGGCGATGAAGCGGTAATTTTAGTACCTAAGACCGGACAGTCTCATTGGGCTGCGGTAGAACATATTTTTAAAAAGAGTTAATTTTGCTGTTAAGTTAAAGCGTTAAACGACGGCAAGATTACCGTTCGTTTTTCGTTTATAAAGAGGATTTTATATTTTATTAAACTAAACAATTAATCTAATTAACATGCCCACCCTATACCGTAGATATCGTCCCCAGACTTTTGCTGAAGTTTCCGGACAAGACCATATTAAAATAACTTTGGAATATGAGATTATGGCCAATCGTTTGGCGCATGCTTATCTTTTTTGTGGTCCAAGAGCCATTGGGAAGACTACGGTAGCTAGGCTTTTAGCTAAGGCGGTTAATTGTCCCAATAAAAAGAAAAACAGTGCTGAGCCTTGTAATACTTGCGAGTTTTGTCGGGAAATTACAGATGGACGGGCTTTGGATATTTTGGAAATAGACGCGGCTAGTCATACTGGGGTAGATAATGTTCGCGAGTCCGTGATTGCTTCAGCCAGAGTAACTCCTGGACGGTGTCGTTATAAGGTCTTTATCATAGACGAAGCGCATATGTTATCCACGGCGGCTTGGAACGCTTTGTTAAAGGTTATGGAAGAGCCTCCTGAATACGTTATTTTTATTCTTTGTACAACCGAGGCTCATAAGGTGCCGGCAACTATTATTTCTCGTTGTCAGCGTTTTGATTTTCGTAAAATAGGTTATACAGATATTTTAAAGAAACTTAATAAGATTATTAAAGAAGAAAAAGTGGAGATAGAAGACGAGGTACTGGAGGCAGTAGCTAGACATTCTGGTGGACATATGCGGGATGCGGAAAGTCTTTTAGGACAAGTTATTTCTTTGGGTTCAGCTGCTGACTCTTTAAAAGGTAAAAAGATTACTTTAGCGGAAGCTGAATTGGTTATCCCAAGAAGCTATCTTAACGAAACGGTTTCCATGCTGGAATTTTTAATTGAGAAAAAAGCGGCGGAGGCGGTGGAGCAAATTAATCGTTTAGTGGAAGACGGCGCTGATCTTAAAGTTTTTAACAAAGAAGTGGTGGAAGTATCTAGAAGATTGTTCTTAGCCAAAGTTAGTCCAACCATGGGAGCAGAGCTTTTATCTGAGTTTGGACAGAATGTTGAAGCTAGACTTTTGCCTTTA
This genomic window from Patescibacteria group bacterium contains:
- the dnaX gene encoding DNA polymerase III subunit gamma/tau, with translation MPTLYRRYRPQTFAEVSGQDHIKITLEYEIMANRLAHAYLFCGPRAIGKTTVARLLAKAVNCPNKKKNSAEPCNTCEFCREITDGRALDILEIDAASHTGVDNVRESVIASARVTPGRCRYKVFIIDEAHMLSTAAWNALLKVMEEPPEYVIFILCTTEAHKVPATIISRCQRFDFRKIGYTDILKKLNKIIKEEKVEIEDEVLEAVARHSGGHMRDAESLLGQVISLGSAADSLKGKKITLAEAELVIPRSYLNETVSMLEFLIEKKAAEAVEQINRLVEDGADLKVFNKEVVEVSRRLFLAKVSPTMGAELLSEFGQNVEARLLPLYTNSRLDFLSYMTDRLVKAGLEIKDSPLAQLPLELAVVDICLFSVPRDTSAISGGGEGVGQGKEQRQGQQTTGNITQQNSGTQKSINDSAGTKSGDGDNKQSGFSLSGNSSLEVNSLWKELLVKIKPYNHSLSFILKSCLPVSLEGNSLRIVFKYKLHYDRIKDEAVKSLVEKVASEIVGQNLIVEALLDPSLTLPEIKSVEEDFGGNNTRATSSEYEQLDNDQDRGEGEREGMGEDNQGGEGNDKGSTGDDSVINNLLKTFGGRVV